The following DNA comes from Tunturibacter psychrotolerans.
GAAGATCAAGCAGGATGCCGAAAACGCCCGCATGGCCAAGCTCTACCGCAAGGAGATCCTCCAGGAGCCCGACGCTCCCGCTGGTTTCATCTCCCTCGGCGAGATCAAGGCAGCCCCGGCACCCAAGGTCGAGGAGACCGTCTCAGGCGACTAATCAGTGCAGACAACAGACGCGCTCCGCACAAACCAAGTTGCAATCAGAAGGCCGCCAGCAATGGCGGCCTTTCTGCTTGGGTTTCATTCCTGGGAAAAATTCTTCTCATTAGATCTGCGGATAGATCGGTCGTCGTCAGTTGTGTCGCAACGAATGCGTCGAGAGCAATCCGAATTGCTGACCCAACTCGACCAGCGCATCGGCCCTGCAACCGCTAGTGGGGACTAGTTCCGAATTCCATGAGGCTCAGACTTCCGAATATGCGTCCGGTTCCTTGCCGGTTAGTCGATATTCTGGTGCGTCCAGTTATAGACTCATCTGCGAAAGGACTCACCTATGCATCGCCTTTCCTTGATATCACTTCTCCTCGTCAGCTCGCTTCCTGCGATCGCTCAATCGGTTACTGTTTCAGAGGTTAAGGCACGAGAGGAAGAGTTCAGGCAGTCAGAACTTCAATATGACACTGCAGCGGCGGCGCAAATCCTTGCCGATGATTTTGTTTTGATCTCAGCGAGCGACGGAAAGCCCCACGACAAGAAATGGTTTCTTCCGCTCATCGGCGATCGTGCAGATCCGATTGAAGCTCTCGAATACGGAGACATGGACGTTCGCGTCTACGGCACTTCGGCAGTTGTCATCTCCACGGTCCATGAAAAGTTTCTGCTACATGGAAAGTCCGTGGAATTCCGCGGCCCGCGTACCGCTGTCTGGGTCAAGATCAAATGACATTGGATGCTTGTCGCAATTCACGCTTCCCCATTTCCTCAGAAGCCGATTACGGCTTTTTAGTTTTGCACTCAATCGCTGTGGTTCAGAGCTTGGGCTGCGAGGAGGTAGCCTCCTTCAGCACCGGGCTTAGGGAGATCACCCATATGTTCGAGTTGCTATTGTCCCAGGTCTGAAGACGCTGGTAGTCTTCGGCGGCTTCCTCATGTGTACGAGGGAAATGGACCGCCAGCGTGCGATCGCTGGTGAAATAAACCGTTCGATGATCCGCACCGAAGCGGGGATCGTTGTCCTCACTCGAGCCATTCGCGTCATCGCCTGCATATCGGATCGGCACGACTGAACCCCATACGCCGACTCGGTTGTAAACGATAAACAGATGCTCATGCGATGTATCACCCGGCCTGGGGCGCTTGCTGGTAAATACCAGGAACGACTGGTCGGGAGCTATTTCAGGATCGACATCCTTCACGCTGCCGTCGCTGAAGGAAAGAGGCTCCGCATTTTGATAAGCTCCGTTCTGATACTTCGAGCGAAACAGGCTCAGCTCTTTTCCTTTCACAGCAGCAGTGAAATAGATACTTCCGTCCCCTGCGACACTAGGTCGAAAGATCCACTGGAAAGAGTTCACTGACTCGGGAAGTTCTACCGGCGCATTCCAACCCGATCCAACGCGGTTGACCCTCCAGATATGAGACGCCATGTTCGGGCTACCTTGTTTAGCCTGAACGGAAACCGTCGCGAGCGGGCGCACCGAAACAAAGACTAGAAACGAACCATCCGGAGAGAGTGCTGGTGACGAATCCGACCATTCGCCGGAGAACGAAGCAACCTTAGGCTCGGACCACCCATCTCTGAGCCGATGCGATTCGAGGATGATGGACCAGTGCGCACTACTTCGAGTGAAGAAGAGCGTGCCTCCATCGGGAGAGAACGTTGGCGATCCGTCGTTGGCAGGTCCGGAGATGATGCCCGGAGCGAATACTTCGGGTACGGGGAGCGCACTGTCTTTCGCTGGAGTCGGTTCAACGATAGCGTTGGCGCACGGTTGCAGGTAGCTGGCAAAGAAACAGAAAAGACCTGCGACATGCACGCGGGATCGTACTTTGGACATGGAAATCTCCTCAAACAAATTTAGGGGACCCGGCCAAACCGATTAACTAATTGACTAGTCGTCGTAGACGAACGATACACAGCGACGTTAGCAATTCGCCTGATGCGTGCGAATATACCCAGCCCCTCGGCACGGCCAGCCGTCGCATCGAACACAGCGGCCCTTTCGTACTAACCTTAGACTGGGTTGACCTCAAGCTTTGCCTCGTTATGGCCGCTCGTCGCCACGCCTGCGTTCGGTGAGAGCCCCAGGCTATCCACCACCGGTCCCAGCGCCAGAACTGCCATCACCATGATGGCAACATGAAAATCGCGCAGCTGCGGCGTCGCAGCAGAGTGTCCATGCGCATGCGCCACCAGACGCAACGTTATCGCGCCCACCGCTACCCCCAGCCCCATGCTGAGTTGCATGATGGCACTCAAAAATCCATTCGCGCGGCTCATCCTGTTCGCCGGAATCTCCGTGTACGCCAGCGTCGTCATGCAGGTGAACTCCATGGACCGGCACGCCCCATGGAAGAACAGAATCGCCACAATCAGCATGGGCGGCGTTGCCGGCGTCAGCGTCGCACATAACATCATCGAGCCCGCCGTGATCACGCCATTCACCAGCAGGATCCGTCGAAATCCGAACCGGCGAAGCGCCTGAATCACAAACGCCTTCATGCTCAGGTCGCCGGCAAACAACGCCAGCAGATAAAGCCCCGACCGAAATGCATTCAACCCGAATGCAATCTGGAACATCAGCGGGAGAAGGAACGGAAGCACTGACACCGCAACGCGAAACGCGCTCGCCCCATACACCGAAAGCGAATAAGTCTTCAGCCGTAGCGACTCGAAGTCGATCAGCGAGACCGCCGGCCTGCGCCTGCCAACCGCCACCGCCAGCGAACCGCTCAGCAGACTCAGCACCAGGATCGTCGCTGGTAACTGCCATCGCCCTCCTTCGCCGCCCAGCTTCTCCATCGCGTACACCACGCCCACCGAAGCAAATCCTCCCAGTACGAACGTCAGCCAGTCGAACGGATGCCGCTCATCCGTCCGTACATTCTCAATCCATAGCAACGCCAGCGTCAGGGCCAGCACGCCCAGCGGCAGATTCAGAAAGAAGATCCAATGCCAGCTTGCATACGTCGTGATAAAACCGCCCAGCGCAGGCCCAATCACTAGCGCCGTCAGCCCAGGCCAAGTGATATAGGCAATCGCCTGCGTCAGCTCCTCCTTGGGCGTATTGCGCAGCACAATCAGCCGTCCCACCGGCACCATCATTGCGCCGCCCATGCCTTGAACAATTCGCATCAGCGTGAACTGGGTCAGCGTCCGAGCCTCCCCGCAAAGCAGTGACGCCAACGTGAAGATTGCAATCGCCGACGCAAACACCGACCGCGAACCATACCGGTCCGCTAGCCACCCGCTGATAGGAATGAACACCGCCAGCGTCAGCAAATACGCCGTCATCCCAATGTTCAGATTCACCGCACCCACATGGAAGCTGCGTGCCATCTGCGGCAGCGCGGTGGCGATAATCGTGCCGTCGAGATTCTCCATGAAGAAGGCGCCCGCGATCAGAGTGGTGACATACAGCGGCGAACGGCTCTTACTCATCCCTCTATTTTACGAAAATTGAGTAACGCCTACGATCATCTTTGCGACATCATCTCTTCTTCTGCTCCGCTCTCATCCAACTCCGCTGCACCCCCCGCGCTCTGCTCTTCATCGCCACCGTCCCCTCGCGCAGATACCTCTCCACCATCTCCTCCGCC
Coding sequences within:
- a CDS encoding nuclear transport factor 2 family protein, whose product is MHRLSLISLLLVSSLPAIAQSVTVSEVKAREEEFRQSELQYDTAAAAQILADDFVLISASDGKPHDKKWFLPLIGDRADPIEALEYGDMDVRVYGTSAVVISTVHEKFLLHGKSVEFRGPRTAVWVKIK
- a CDS encoding TolB family protein; translated protein: MSKVRSRVHVAGLFCFFASYLQPCANAIVEPTPAKDSALPVPEVFAPGIISGPANDGSPTFSPDGGTLFFTRSSAHWSIILESHRLRDGWSEPKVASFSGEWSDSSPALSPDGSFLVFVSVRPLATVSVQAKQGSPNMASHIWRVNRVGSGWNAPVELPESVNSFQWIFRPSVAGDGSIYFTAAVKGKELSLFRSKYQNGAYQNAEPLSFSDGSVKDVDPEIAPDQSFLVFTSKRPRPGDTSHEHLFIVYNRVGVWGSVVPIRYAGDDANGSSEDNDPRFGADHRTVYFTSDRTLAVHFPRTHEEAAEDYQRLQTWDNSNSNIWVISLSPVLKEATSSQPKL
- a CDS encoding MFS transporter; this translates as MSKSRSPLYVTTLIAGAFFMENLDGTIIATALPQMARSFHVGAVNLNIGMTAYLLTLAVFIPISGWLADRYGSRSVFASAIAIFTLASLLCGEARTLTQFTLMRIVQGMGGAMMVPVGRLIVLRNTPKEELTQAIAYITWPGLTALVIGPALGGFITTYASWHWIFFLNLPLGVLALTLALLWIENVRTDERHPFDWLTFVLGGFASVGVVYAMEKLGGEGGRWQLPATILVLSLLSGSLAVAVGRRRPAVSLIDFESLRLKTYSLSVYGASAFRVAVSVLPFLLPLMFQIAFGLNAFRSGLYLLALFAGDLSMKAFVIQALRRFGFRRILLVNGVITAGSMMLCATLTPATPPMLIVAILFFHGACRSMEFTCMTTLAYTEIPANRMSRANGFLSAIMQLSMGLGVAVGAITLRLVAHAHGHSAATPQLRDFHVAIMVMAVLALGPVVDSLGLSPNAGVATSGHNEAKLEVNPV